One window of Populus nigra chromosome 5, ddPopNigr1.1, whole genome shotgun sequence genomic DNA carries:
- the LOC133694675 gene encoding long chain acyl-CoA synthetase 9, chloroplastic-like isoform X2: MQGSLSFYQGCFRRNVSVVTIYASLGEEALCYSLNETEVTAVICGAKELKKLAEVSGQLETVKYIICMDDETPSSASSVAQSGRWRVVSVADVEKLGRENPVDAALPLSEDVAVIMYTSGSTGLPKGVMMTHGNVLAVVSSVRTIVTGLEDKDVYLAYLPLAHILEIAAENVVAGAGSAIGYGTPMTLTDTSNKIKRGTKGDATVLRPTVMAAVPAILDRVRDGVQKKVDAKGGLTKKLFDFAYARRISAINGSWFGARGIELLLWNFLVFRKVRAVLGGRIRFLLSGGAPLSGDTQRFINICLGAPICQGYGLTETCAGGTFSEFDDPSVGRVGNPVPCSYIKLIDWPEGGYLISNSPMPRGEIVIGGPNVTLGYFKNEAKTKEVYKVDERGMRWFYTGDIGQFHADGCLEIIDRKKDIVKLQHGEYISLGKVEAALVVSPYVENIMLDADPFHSYCVALVVAAQPALEEWASKKGIAFTDFAELCEKEETIKELQASLLKAAKAARLEKLEIPTKIKLLSDPWTPETGLVTAALKLKREAVRKAFFEELSKLYES; the protein is encoded by the exons ATGCAAGGGAGCTTGAGTTTTTATCAA GGTTGTTTTAGGCGCAATGTCTCTGTGGTTACCATCTACGCATCTTTGGGCGAGGAAGCACTTTGCTATTCATTAAATGAg ACAGAAGTTACAGCTGTGATTTGTGGGGCCAAAGAACTGAAAAAGCTTGCAGAAGTAAGCGGACAGCTTGAAACAGTAAAATACATCATATGTATGGATGATGAAACTCCATCAAGTGCATCATCTGTGGCGCAGAGTGGTCGCTGGAGAGTTGTGTCAGTAGCTGATGTGGAGAAACTTGGACGAGAAAATCCAGTTGATGCTGCTTTACCTCTATCAGAAGATGTTGCAGTTATAATGTACACAAGTGGGAGCACTGGGCTGCCGAAG GGTGTAATGATGACACATGGTAATGTCCTAGCTGTAGTTTCTTCTGTCAGGACAATTGTTACTGGCCTTGAAGACAAGGATGTTTATCTGGCTTACCTACCATTGGCTCATATCCTTGAAATAGCGGCTGAG AATGTAGTTGCAGGTGCTGGAAGTGCTATAGGATATGGTACCCCAATGACACTCACTGATACATCAAACAAGATCAAAAGGGGAACCAAGGGGGATGCTACTGTCTTAAGGCCAACTGTAATGGCAGCTGTTCCAGCAATTCTTGATCGTGTTCGAGATGGTGTGCAGAAGAAG GTTGATGCAAAGGGTGGCCTTACCaagaaattgtttgattttgcaTATGCTCGTCGAATATCTGCAATTAATGGTAGTTGGTTTGGCGCTAGGGGCATAGAATTGCTTCTGTGGAACTTCCTGGTGTTTAGAAAGGTTCGGGCAGTTTTGGGAGGTCGCATCCGCTTTTTGCTTTCCGGTGGTGCTCCTCTTTCTGGTGATACTCAAAGATTTATCAACATTTGCCTTGG GGCTCCAATATGCCAAGGTTATGGTCTCACGGAGACTTGTGCTGGTGGGACATTTTCTGAGTTTGATGATCCATCTGTTGGTCGAGTTGGTAATCCAGTCCCTTGCTCGTATATTAAG TTAATAGATTGGCCTGAAGGTGGGTATTTAATTAGCAATTCACCAATGCCTCGTGGGGAAATAGTTATTGGTGGTCCAAATGTCACGTTGGGATACTTTAAAAatgaagcaaaaacaaaagaggTGTACAAG gtTGATGAGAGAGGAATGAGGTGGTTTTATACAGGTGATATAGGACAATTTCACGCTGATGGTTGCCTTGAGATAATTGACCGGAAAAAGGATATAGTCAAGCTTCAACATGGGGAATATATCTCCTTAGGAAAG GTTGAGGCTGCACTTGTCGTGAGCCCCTATGTTGAGAATATAATGCTAGATGCGGATCCATTTCATAGTTACTGTGTAGCCCTTGTAGTGGCGGCGCAACCTGCTCTAGAAGAATGGGCTTCAAAGAAGGGAATTGCATTTACTGATTTTGCGGAGTTGTGTGAGAAagaagaaacaataaaagaactGCAGGCATCACTTTTGAAG GCAGCAAAGGCAGCACGATTGGAGAAGCTTGAGATCCCAACAAAGATCAAATTGCTTTCTGATCCATGGACTCCTGAAACTGGCCTAGTCACTGCAGCTCTCAAGCTCAAGAGAGAGGCCGTTAGGAAGGCTTTCTTTGAAGAACTCTCGAAGTTATATGAATCTTGA
- the LOC133694062 gene encoding uncharacterized protein LOC133694062 produces the protein MNAYRSEDNSYCYFHPKEVVVGVCPLCLSERLLILAAKQGNLPSARAVHRNEGTTHKKPPINLPKIFALGSFLNRLEFRNWKSNNSDHDAEPTSQEDSFISIKFEDNGAASWEKSTVSKVFIDPCSKSWNQNLNMEAKEGKDIKETVSMIEQVKPRSSLRWRRGIGHMFQLIRWKRSTMVEGVKVRKSWIRTLTKRRTI, from the exons ATGAATGCCTATAGATCAGAAGACAATTCATACTGTTATTTCCATCCCAAAGAGGTTGTTGTTGGGGTTTGTCCACTATGCTTGAGTGAGAGGCTCCTCATATTGGCCGCAAAGCAAGGCAACCTTCCTTCTGCTAGAGCAGTTCATAGAAATGAAGGCACAACACACAAAAAGCCACCCATCAACCTTCCAAAGATTTTCGCTCTTGGTTCTTTTCTAAATCGGCTTGAGTTTCGGAACTGGAAGTCTAATAACTCTGATCACGATGCTGAACCCACCAGTCAAGAAG ACTCCTTTATATCAATCAAGTTTGAGGACAATGGTGCTGCCTCATGGGAAAAGAGCACAGTTTCTAAGGTCTTCATCGATCCTTGTAGCAAGTCATGGAATCAAAATCTCAACATGGAAGCCAAAGAAGGCAAAGACATTAAGGAGACCGTCAGTATGATAGAGCAGGTAAAACCGCGTTCCTCACTGAGGTGGCGAAGGGGGATTGGTCATATGTTCCAACTAATCAGATGGAAGAGGTCCACCATGGTGGAGGGAGTCAAGGTGAGGAAGAGCTGGATAAGGACTCTGACAAAGAGGAGAACCATATAA
- the LOC133694675 gene encoding long chain acyl-CoA synthetase 9, chloroplastic-like isoform X1 produces the protein MIPYIVAILVPLIITLLYQKSKNAKKRGVPVDVGGEPGYAIRNAQFPTLLETAWEGVSTLAQLFEMACKKHGHKCLLGTRTLISKDTEVSANGRSFEKLHLGEYEWLTYGQVFEKVCNFASGLANLGLRSEERVAIFADTRAEWFISLQGCFRRNVSVVTIYASLGEEALCYSLNETEVTAVICGAKELKKLAEVSGQLETVKYIICMDDETPSSASSVAQSGRWRVVSVADVEKLGRENPVDAALPLSEDVAVIMYTSGSTGLPKGVMMTHGNVLAVVSSVRTIVTGLEDKDVYLAYLPLAHILEIAAENVVAGAGSAIGYGTPMTLTDTSNKIKRGTKGDATVLRPTVMAAVPAILDRVRDGVQKKVDAKGGLTKKLFDFAYARRISAINGSWFGARGIELLLWNFLVFRKVRAVLGGRIRFLLSGGAPLSGDTQRFINICLGAPICQGYGLTETCAGGTFSEFDDPSVGRVGNPVPCSYIKLIDWPEGGYLISNSPMPRGEIVIGGPNVTLGYFKNEAKTKEVYKVDERGMRWFYTGDIGQFHADGCLEIIDRKKDIVKLQHGEYISLGKVEAALVVSPYVENIMLDADPFHSYCVALVVAAQPALEEWASKKGIAFTDFAELCEKEETIKELQASLLKAAKAARLEKLEIPTKIKLLSDPWTPETGLVTAALKLKREAVRKAFFEELSKLYES, from the exons ATGATTCCATATATAGTTGCTATCCTGGTTCCCCTTATAATTACTCTTCTCTATCAAAAATCAAAGAATGCAAAGAAACGTGGGGTGCCTGTTGATGTCGGTGGGGAACCGGGATATGCGATTCGGAACGCTCAATTTCCAACCCTCTTGGAAACTGCATGGGAAGGTGTCTCCACTCTTGCTCAACTTTTTGAGATGGCGTGCAAGAAACATGGACATAAATGCTTGCTTGGAACGAGGACATTAATCTCAAAGGACACTGAAGTTTCTGCCAATGGAAGGTCTTTTGAGAAGCTTCATTTGGGAGAGTATGAGTGGCTGACCTATGGGCAAGTGTTTGAAAAAGTGTGCAATTTTGCTTCTGGCTTAGCTAACCTAGGGCTTAGAAGTGAGGAACGTGTTGCGATATTTGCTGATACAAGAGCAGAGTGGTTTATTTCCTTGCAG GGTTGTTTTAGGCGCAATGTCTCTGTGGTTACCATCTACGCATCTTTGGGCGAGGAAGCACTTTGCTATTCATTAAATGAg ACAGAAGTTACAGCTGTGATTTGTGGGGCCAAAGAACTGAAAAAGCTTGCAGAAGTAAGCGGACAGCTTGAAACAGTAAAATACATCATATGTATGGATGATGAAACTCCATCAAGTGCATCATCTGTGGCGCAGAGTGGTCGCTGGAGAGTTGTGTCAGTAGCTGATGTGGAGAAACTTGGACGAGAAAATCCAGTTGATGCTGCTTTACCTCTATCAGAAGATGTTGCAGTTATAATGTACACAAGTGGGAGCACTGGGCTGCCGAAG GGTGTAATGATGACACATGGTAATGTCCTAGCTGTAGTTTCTTCTGTCAGGACAATTGTTACTGGCCTTGAAGACAAGGATGTTTATCTGGCTTACCTACCATTGGCTCATATCCTTGAAATAGCGGCTGAG AATGTAGTTGCAGGTGCTGGAAGTGCTATAGGATATGGTACCCCAATGACACTCACTGATACATCAAACAAGATCAAAAGGGGAACCAAGGGGGATGCTACTGTCTTAAGGCCAACTGTAATGGCAGCTGTTCCAGCAATTCTTGATCGTGTTCGAGATGGTGTGCAGAAGAAG GTTGATGCAAAGGGTGGCCTTACCaagaaattgtttgattttgcaTATGCTCGTCGAATATCTGCAATTAATGGTAGTTGGTTTGGCGCTAGGGGCATAGAATTGCTTCTGTGGAACTTCCTGGTGTTTAGAAAGGTTCGGGCAGTTTTGGGAGGTCGCATCCGCTTTTTGCTTTCCGGTGGTGCTCCTCTTTCTGGTGATACTCAAAGATTTATCAACATTTGCCTTGG GGCTCCAATATGCCAAGGTTATGGTCTCACGGAGACTTGTGCTGGTGGGACATTTTCTGAGTTTGATGATCCATCTGTTGGTCGAGTTGGTAATCCAGTCCCTTGCTCGTATATTAAG TTAATAGATTGGCCTGAAGGTGGGTATTTAATTAGCAATTCACCAATGCCTCGTGGGGAAATAGTTATTGGTGGTCCAAATGTCACGTTGGGATACTTTAAAAatgaagcaaaaacaaaagaggTGTACAAG gtTGATGAGAGAGGAATGAGGTGGTTTTATACAGGTGATATAGGACAATTTCACGCTGATGGTTGCCTTGAGATAATTGACCGGAAAAAGGATATAGTCAAGCTTCAACATGGGGAATATATCTCCTTAGGAAAG GTTGAGGCTGCACTTGTCGTGAGCCCCTATGTTGAGAATATAATGCTAGATGCGGATCCATTTCATAGTTACTGTGTAGCCCTTGTAGTGGCGGCGCAACCTGCTCTAGAAGAATGGGCTTCAAAGAAGGGAATTGCATTTACTGATTTTGCGGAGTTGTGTGAGAAagaagaaacaataaaagaactGCAGGCATCACTTTTGAAG GCAGCAAAGGCAGCACGATTGGAGAAGCTTGAGATCCCAACAAAGATCAAATTGCTTTCTGATCCATGGACTCCTGAAACTGGCCTAGTCACTGCAGCTCTCAAGCTCAAGAGAGAGGCCGTTAGGAAGGCTTTCTTTGAAGAACTCTCGAAGTTATATGAATCTTGA